In one Perca fluviatilis chromosome 7, GENO_Pfluv_1.0, whole genome shotgun sequence genomic region, the following are encoded:
- the psma2 gene encoding proteasome subunit alpha type-2, translating into MAERGYSFSLTTFSPSGKLVQIEYALAAVAAGAPSVGIKASNGVVLATEKKQKSILYDEQSVHKVEPITKHIGMVYSGMGPDYRVLVRRARKLAQQYFLVYQEPIPTGQLVQRVASVMQEYTQSGGVRPFGVSLLIAGWDEDHPYLFQSDPSGAYFAWKATAMGKNYVNGKTFLEKRYNNDLELEDAIHTAILTLKESFEGQMTEENIEVGICNEAGFKRLTPAEVKDYLAAIA; encoded by the exons ATGGCGGAACGTGGCTACAGTTTTTCCCTCACCACATTTAG CCCTTCGGGTAAACTGGTCCAGATTGAATATGCCCTGGCAGCCGTAGCAGCCGGAGCACCCTCAGTTGGcattaaag CTTCCAATGGAGTTGTCCTGGCAACAGAGAAGAAACAAAAGTCCATTCTGTATGATGAGCAGAGTGTCCATAAAGTGGAGCCCATCACTAAACATATAGGCATGGTCTACAGCGGCATGGGGCCTGACTATAG GGTTTTAGTGCGACGAGCCAGGAAGTTGGCACAACAGTACTTCCTGGTTTACCAAGAGCCAATCCCAACAGGCCAGCTTGTCCAGAGAGTGGCCTCTGTAATGCAGGAGTACACACAGTCTGG TGGAGTGCGTCCATTTGGCGTTTCGTTGCTGATAGCTGGATGGGATGAAGACCACCCCTACCTGTTCCAGTCAGACCCTTCT GGTGCATATTTTGCATGGAAAGCCACAGCCATGGGAAAGAACTATGTTAATGGAAAAACATTCCTTGAAAAAAG GTATAACAATGATCTGGAGTTGGAAGATGCCATCCATACAGCCATCTTGACATTGAAG GAGAGCTTTGAGGGTCAGATGACAGAGGAGAACATTGAGGTGGGGATCTGCAACGAGGCCGGCTTCAAAAGACTCACCCCAGCGGAGGTGAAAGACTACCTGGCAGCCATTGCGTGA
- the zmp:0000000930 gene encoding telethonin, whose translation MHCVSRGGCYLLNSYCDLQEENQWKKESYQACWLSLVLETRPQYKLTLSETDNIRRESYKQQQVVHFMVERSLSQRLRLGSDSRGMTEHQLPFFNTSRDLHHAKTTFGFTEQKPVILGKGNNGVDTQEVTAITQDLSKPVRVNFRASSLMSSPREISLRVQRRE comes from the exons ATGCACTGTGTGAGCAGGGGAGGCTGCTACCTGCTGAACTCCTACTGTGATCTTCAGGAGGAAAACCAGTGGAAGAAGGAGAGCTACCAAGCATGCTGGCTGAGCCTGGTCCTTGAAACGAGACCACAATACAA GCTGACACTGTCAGAGACAGACAACATTCGTAGAGAGAGTTACAAGCAGCAGCAGGTGGTCCACTTCATGGTCGAGAGGAGTCTCAGCCAGAGGCTGAGGCTGGGCAGCGACAGCAGAGGCATGACAGAGCACCAGCTGCCATTCTTCAACACCAGCAGGGACCTACATCATGCCAAAACCACCTTTGGGTTCACAGAACAAAAGCCAGTGATACTAGGGAAGGGGAATAACGGAGTGGATACACAGGAAGTGACTGCAATAACCCAGGACCTCAGCAAGCCAGTCCGAGTGAACTTCAGAGCCTCGAGCCTGATGTCCTCCCCAAGAGAAATCTCTCTAAGGGTGCAGAGGAGGGAGTGA
- the mrpl32 gene encoding 39S ribosomal protein L32, mitochondrial, translating to MMNLAALVHSLRCSLLHIESRLLQAAGLDRQLAPALAVSGPSLLPQLSGEEERGEEQQGPEQPPGVLDGILWMAAPKKRRTIEINRTRRRADSKLLKVQPNIEPCPECGHLKQKHIMCGFCYAKVCRETALIRQQIKAMEGGPLKAPTVETVILYEGETPSQQDKDKRIVERPRKRPAWFSY from the exons ATGATGAATTTAGCCGCTTTAGTGCACAGCCTCAGATGCTCTTTGCTACACATTGAAAGCAGACTTCTGCAGGCGGCCGGACTAGACAGACAACTGG CTCCAGCGCTGGCAGTGAGTGGCCCCAGCCTTCTGCCTCAGCTCTCCGGGGAGGAGGAACGTGGTGAGGAGCAGCAGGGCCCGGAGCAGCCTCCCGGCGTCCTCGACGGCATCCTGTGGATGGCAGCACCGAAGAAGAGACGTACTATAGAGATCAACCGCACCAGGAGGAGAGCTGACAGCAAACTCCTAAAAGTCCAG cccaACATCGAGCCTTGTCCAGAGTGTGGCCACTTGAAGCAGAAACATATCATGTGTGGCTTCTGTTACGCAAAGGTTTGCAGGGAGACGGCTTTGATTCGTCAACAGATAAAAGCTATGGAAGGCGGCCCCCTGAAGGCCCCGACTGTGGAGACTGTCATCCTGTACGAGGGTGAAACACCAAGTCAGCAGGACAAGGACAAGAGGATTGTGGAGAGACCAAGGAAGAGGCCTGCCTGGTTCAGCTACTGA